The Candidatus Eisenbacteria bacterium genome has a segment encoding these proteins:
- a CDS encoding cysteine desulfurase — protein sequence MNGDARQTSVVRDRRPAHVLDVQMVRDDFPILKMRIHGKPLVYLDNAASTQKPYAVIDAYNVFYSGCYSNIHRGVYHLSETATKAYEDARERARAFINARGIEETIFVRGTTEGINLVAQTFGRRKIGKGDEVLVTWMEHHSNIVPWQMICEEKGAVLRAVPIDDRGDLVMDELEKMLGPRTRIVAVTHVSNALGTVNPVKEIVRLAHRRGIPVLIDGAQAVAHMPVDVRDLDCDFYVFSGHKLFGPTGIGILYGKKELLESMPPYQGGGDMIRSVTFEKTTYNAPPYRFEAGTPNIAGAISLGAALDYVSALGFDAIAEHESSIQAHAAEVLPSVPGLRLVGEARERVGVFSFVMEGIHPHDIGTILDREGIAVRTGHHCAQPAIDRFGVPATARASFALYNTREEVDALAKGLLKVREVLL from the coding sequence ATGAACGGTGACGCGCGGCAGACTTCCGTCGTAAGAGACCGAAGGCCGGCCCATGTTCTCGATGTGCAGATGGTTCGAGACGACTTTCCGATCCTCAAGATGAGGATTCACGGGAAGCCGCTCGTCTATCTCGACAACGCAGCGAGCACGCAAAAGCCCTACGCGGTCATCGACGCCTACAACGTCTTCTACTCCGGGTGCTATTCCAACATCCATCGAGGGGTCTACCACCTGAGCGAGACGGCCACCAAGGCGTACGAAGACGCGCGCGAAAGGGCCCGCGCGTTCATCAACGCCCGGGGGATCGAGGAGACGATCTTCGTCCGCGGCACGACGGAGGGGATCAACCTCGTGGCGCAAACCTTCGGGCGGCGGAAGATCGGGAAGGGGGACGAAGTTCTCGTCACGTGGATGGAGCACCATTCGAACATCGTTCCTTGGCAGATGATCTGCGAGGAAAAGGGAGCGGTGCTCCGCGCGGTTCCGATCGATGACCGAGGCGATCTCGTGATGGACGAGCTCGAGAAGATGCTGGGGCCCCGGACGCGCATCGTGGCCGTGACCCACGTCTCCAATGCGCTCGGCACCGTCAACCCGGTGAAGGAGATCGTCCGTCTCGCCCACCGGCGGGGGATCCCGGTTCTCATCGACGGCGCGCAGGCGGTCGCGCACATGCCCGTCGATGTCCGCGACCTCGACTGCGATTTCTACGTCTTCTCGGGCCACAAGCTCTTCGGCCCGACCGGAATCGGCATCCTCTACGGAAAGAAGGAGCTGCTCGAGTCGATGCCTCCGTACCAAGGGGGCGGGGACATGATCCGCTCGGTGACGTTCGAAAAGACGACGTACAACGCGCCGCCGTACCGCTTCGAGGCGGGCACTCCGAATATCGCCGGGGCGATCAGCCTCGGCGCGGCGCTCGACTACGTCTCCGCTCTCGGCTTCGACGCGATCGCGGAGCACGAGAGCTCGATCCAGGCGCACGCCGCGGAGGTTCTTCCGTCGGTCCCCGGACTCCGATTGGTGGGAGAGGCGCGCGAGCGCGTCGGCGTCTTCTCGTTCGTGATGGAGGGTATTCATCCCCACGACATCGGCACGATCCTCGACCGCGAGGGGATCGCGGTCCGAACGGGCCACCATTGCGCGCAGCCGGCTATCGATCGCTTCGGGGTTCCGGCGACGGCGCGGGCTTCGTTCGCCCTCTACAACACCAGGGAAGAAGTCGACGCGCTGGCGAAAGGTCTTCTCAAAGTCCGGGAGGTTCTTCTCTGA
- a CDS encoding SUF system NifU family Fe-S cluster assembly protein, with protein MSDLRDLYQEVILDHGRNPRNYGKLENANRLAKGYNPLCGDRFTIYLFVEEGIVRDIRFEGSGCAIALASASMMTEDLKGRSEEDAEKRFEQFHTLLTGDPSTREGAGDPSLGKLAVFSGVREFPVRVKCATLPWHAFEAALKEEGETATTE; from the coding sequence ATGTCCGACCTGCGCGACCTGTACCAGGAGGTCATTCTCGACCACGGAAGGAACCCGCGGAACTACGGGAAGCTCGAGAACGCCAACCGACTCGCGAAGGGTTACAACCCGCTCTGCGGCGATCGCTTCACGATCTATCTTTTCGTGGAGGAAGGAATCGTTCGCGACATCCGTTTCGAGGGTTCTGGATGCGCCATCGCCCTCGCCTCGGCCTCGATGATGACCGAGGATCTCAAGGGGAGATCCGAGGAGGACGCGGAGAAGCGTTTCGAGCAGTTTCACACGCTTCTCACCGGCGATCCGTCGACGCGCGAAGGGGCCGGCGATCCCTCGCTCGGCAAGCTCGCGGTCTTCTCGGGGGTGCGGGAGTTCCCCGTGCGCGTGAAGTGCGCGACCCTTCCGTGGCACGCGTTCGAGGCGGCCCTCAAGGAAGAGGGAGAGACAGCCACGACCGAGTGA
- a CDS encoding SUF system Fe-S cluster assembly regulator, with amino-acid sequence MFRISKLADYGVSLLAALAADREGEPHTARDMAGRVGLPLPTVSKILKALSREGLLMSHRGVRGGYLLARPPEEITVAEIIRALEGPIGMTECAASGPGRCAKESSCGIRANWRIISEALSGALDTISLAEMARSLPGIERRIEESMIPARSLAGSPDREKGARAFPAHERTRTEQNA; translated from the coding sequence ATGTTTCGAATCAGCAAGTTAGCCGACTACGGGGTCTCGCTTCTCGCGGCGCTCGCCGCGGATCGCGAGGGCGAGCCCCACACCGCGAGGGATATGGCCGGCAGGGTCGGCCTCCCGCTCCCGACGGTGAGCAAGATCCTCAAGGCGCTCTCGCGCGAGGGTCTCCTCATGTCGCACCGCGGGGTGAGAGGCGGCTACCTCCTCGCGCGGCCGCCGGAGGAGATCACGGTTGCGGAGATCATCCGCGCCCTCGAGGGGCCGATCGGCATGACCGAGTGCGCCGCCTCAGGGCCCGGGCGGTGCGCGAAGGAGTCCTCCTGCGGGATCCGCGCGAATTGGCGCATCATCAGCGAAGCGCTTTCCGGGGCTCTCGACACGATCAGCCTCGCGGAGATGGCCAGGTCCCTTCCCGGCATCGAACGCCGCATCGAAGAGAGCATGATCCCCGCGAGAAGCCTGGCGGGAAGCCCCGATCGAGAGAAAGGCGCGCGCGCGTTCCCGGCGCATGAACGAACAAGGACGGAGCAGAACGCATGA
- the sufC gene encoding Fe-S cluster assembly ATPase SufC has translation MLEIKDLHAKAGETLILKGVNLRVNAGEVHAIMGPNGSGKSTLAGILAGRAEYEVTRGEVLYQGKNLLDLSPEERAREGIFLAFQYPIEIPGVSNAYFLKTALNSIRRARGEKELDAMEFLSHAKEKMRLLEMDEALIQRPVNEGFSGGEKKRNEIFQMAMLDPSLAILDETDSGLDIDALRIVAGGVNALRGGSRAIVVVTHYQRLLNYIVPDFVHVLAKGRIVASGDKKLALELEQRGYSWLEEKESARA, from the coding sequence ATGTTGGAAATCAAGGATCTGCACGCGAAGGCGGGCGAGACGCTGATTCTGAAAGGGGTGAACCTGCGGGTGAACGCCGGCGAGGTTCACGCGATCATGGGGCCGAACGGATCGGGAAAGAGCACGTTGGCGGGGATTCTCGCCGGACGCGCCGAATACGAGGTGACGAGAGGGGAAGTTCTCTACCAAGGGAAGAACCTCCTCGATCTGTCGCCGGAGGAGAGAGCCCGCGAGGGGATCTTCCTCGCCTTTCAGTATCCGATCGAGATCCCCGGCGTCAGCAATGCGTACTTCCTGAAGACCGCGCTGAACAGCATCCGGAGAGCGCGAGGAGAGAAGGAGCTCGACGCGATGGAGTTCCTTTCGCACGCGAAGGAGAAGATGAGGCTTCTCGAGATGGACGAGGCGCTCATCCAGCGCCCCGTGAACGAGGGCTTCTCAGGGGGCGAAAAGAAGAGGAACGAGATCTTTCAGATGGCGATGCTCGACCCAAGCCTCGCGATTCTGGACGAAACCGACTCGGGCCTCGACATCGACGCGCTCCGGATCGTCGCCGGAGGCGTGAACGCCCTGCGCGGCGGGAGTCGGGCGATCGTCGTCGTCACGCACTACCAGCGTCTCTTGAACTACATCGTCCCCGACTTCGTCCACGTTCTCGCCAAGGGCCGGATCGTCGCCTCCGGAGACAAGAAGCTGGCGCTCGAGCTGGAGCAGCGGGGCTACTCCTGGTTGGAGGAAAAGGAATCGGCGCGCGCCTAG
- the sufB gene encoding Fe-S cluster assembly protein SufB: MSSDPTIEKFTKQEYKYGFTTDVEADAAPRGLNEDIIRLISAKKEEPEFLLEWRLKAFRHWQTMEEPRWPNVKYPAIDYQNIIYYSAPKSMTNRPKSLDEVDPEVIRTFEKLGISLEEQKRITGVAVDAVFDSVSVATTFREKLAELGIIFCSFSEAVREHPELVRKYLGSVVPHTDNFFAALNSAVFSDGSFCYVPKGVRCPMELSTYFRINAIDTGQFERTLIVADEGSTVSYLEGCTAPMRDVNQLHAAVVELVALDRATIKYSTVQNWYPGDEEGKGGIFNFVTKRGACRGKGSKISWTQVETGSAITWKYPGCILQGDDSVGEFYSVALTNRRQQADTGTKMIHIGKNTRSTIVSKGISAGQGQNTYRGLVQVMKGAQNARNFSQCDSMLIGDKCGAHTFPYVDVRNPTATVEHEATTSKIGEDQVFYCNQRGISTEDAVNMIVNGFCKEIFRELPMEFAVEAQKLLAVSLEGSVG; encoded by the coding sequence ATGAGTTCGGACCCGACGATCGAGAAGTTCACGAAGCAAGAATACAAGTACGGGTTCACGACCGACGTCGAGGCGGACGCGGCCCCGCGGGGTCTCAACGAAGACATCATCCGCCTCATCTCGGCGAAGAAGGAGGAGCCCGAGTTTCTCCTCGAATGGCGGCTCAAGGCCTTCCGCCACTGGCAGACGATGGAGGAGCCTCGCTGGCCGAACGTGAAATACCCGGCAATCGACTATCAAAACATCATCTACTATTCGGCTCCGAAGTCGATGACGAACCGGCCGAAGAGCCTCGACGAGGTCGATCCGGAGGTGATCCGGACATTCGAGAAGCTCGGCATCTCGCTCGAGGAGCAGAAGCGAATCACCGGCGTGGCCGTCGACGCGGTTTTCGACAGCGTCTCGGTCGCGACGACGTTTCGGGAGAAGCTCGCCGAGCTCGGCATCATCTTCTGTTCGTTCAGCGAGGCGGTTCGCGAGCATCCGGAGCTTGTCCGGAAGTACCTCGGCTCGGTCGTTCCGCACACGGACAACTTCTTCGCCGCCCTGAATTCGGCCGTCTTCAGCGACGGTTCGTTCTGCTACGTGCCGAAGGGAGTGCGCTGTCCGATGGAGCTCTCCACGTACTTCCGGATCAACGCGATCGACACGGGCCAGTTCGAGCGGACGCTCATCGTCGCCGACGAGGGGAGCACGGTCAGCTATCTCGAGGGGTGCACGGCTCCGATGCGGGACGTGAACCAGCTTCACGCCGCGGTCGTCGAGCTCGTCGCGCTCGACCGCGCCACGATCAAGTACTCGACCGTGCAGAACTGGTATCCGGGCGACGAGGAGGGGAAGGGCGGGATCTTCAACTTCGTGACGAAGCGAGGCGCCTGCCGCGGGAAGGGATCGAAGATCTCCTGGACGCAGGTCGAGACCGGCTCCGCGATCACGTGGAAATACCCAGGCTGCATTCTCCAGGGGGACGACTCGGTGGGCGAGTTCTATTCGGTCGCCCTCACGAACCGACGGCAGCAGGCCGACACAGGCACGAAGATGATTCATATCGGAAAGAACACGAGAAGCACGATCGTGTCGAAGGGAATCTCGGCGGGGCAGGGACAGAACACGTATCGCGGTCTCGTACAGGTGATGAAGGGAGCGCAGAACGCGCGGAACTTCTCGCAGTGCGATTCGATGCTGATCGGAGACAAGTGCGGCGCGCACACGTTCCCGTACGTCGACGTCCGGAACCCGACCGCCACGGTCGAGCACGAGGCCACGACCTCGAAAATCGGGGAGGACCAGGTCTTCTACTGCAACCAGCGGGGCATTTCCACGGAGGACGCGGTCAACATGATCGTCAACGGCTTTTGCAAGGAGATCTTTCGCGAGCTGCCGATGGAATTCGCCGTGGAGGCGCAGAAGCTCCTCGCCGTGAGTCTCGAGGGGAGCGTCGGCTGA
- a CDS encoding DUF59 domain-containing protein, whose translation MGGRTPQPGRLEEKVVDALRTVFDPEIPVNIYELGLVFDIRIDESRDVFIRMTLTSPHCPEAEALPGYVRRAIEEIPEVRSAEVEIVWEPPWSPDRMSEAAKLELGFL comes from the coding sequence ATGGGAGGAAGGACGCCGCAGCCCGGGCGTCTCGAGGAGAAGGTGGTCGATGCTCTTCGCACCGTCTTCGACCCCGAGATCCCGGTCAACATCTACGAGCTCGGTCTCGTCTTTGACATACGGATCGATGAGTCCCGCGACGTCTTCATCCGGATGACCCTCACCTCGCCGCACTGCCCCGAGGCGGAGGCTCTTCCCGGGTATGTCCGCCGCGCGATCGAGGAGATCCCCGAGGTTCGCTCCGCGGAGGTCGAGATCGTTTGGGAGCCGCCCTGGTCGCCGGATCGGATGAGCGAAGCGGCCAAGCTGGAGCTCGGGTTTCTCTGA
- the sufD gene encoding Fe-S cluster assembly protein SufD, protein MTEKEKGQIHLLDLERFRRACPRESQSWVEPIRRRALSRFGELGLPSAREEDWRQTNLAPLRRIDLRWSGPEDGAAPRRDEVRGLLFGSEAAAEIVFVAGHHAPDLSSMGDLPEGAVVESLADSIEKRKDRLADHLGRYADFETRSFAAWNTAFLRDGAFVFVPESLAIEKPIHLLYLSRGGREPLVAHPRSLILVEKGASATVVETYASLDDGTFLTNAVTEIRVGEGATFRHIKLQEESTRAFHVGALQAHQERSSRFDSISFAFGAGLARNDAGSVLDGEGAECVLDGLYLGRGDQLVDNHTAIQHARPHGSSRELYKGILTDRARGVFSGRIVVRPDAQKTDAKQTNQTLLLSAEAAVHTKPQLEIYADDVKCTHGATVGRLDENAVFYLRSRGIEEAAARSLLTYAFAADLVGRVDAAPLRRRLEEILVARLPQGEEIRGAL, encoded by the coding sequence ATGACCGAGAAAGAAAAGGGGCAGATTCACCTGCTGGATTTGGAGAGGTTTCGGAGGGCGTGTCCGCGCGAGTCGCAGTCTTGGGTCGAACCGATTCGTCGCCGCGCGCTCTCCCGGTTCGGGGAGCTCGGGTTGCCGAGCGCGCGAGAGGAGGATTGGCGCCAGACGAACCTCGCGCCTCTCCGGCGGATCGATCTCCGATGGAGCGGTCCGGAGGACGGCGCGGCCCCGAGGAGAGACGAGGTTCGCGGTCTTCTCTTCGGAAGCGAAGCGGCGGCGGAGATCGTCTTCGTCGCCGGGCATCACGCGCCGGATCTCTCGTCGATGGGGGATCTCCCCGAGGGCGCGGTCGTCGAGAGCCTCGCCGATTCGATCGAGAAGAGGAAGGATCGGCTCGCCGATCATTTGGGACGGTACGCCGACTTCGAAACGCGGAGCTTCGCGGCTTGGAACACGGCCTTCCTGCGCGACGGGGCGTTTGTCTTCGTCCCCGAGAGCCTCGCGATCGAGAAGCCGATTCACCTTCTCTATCTTTCGAGGGGCGGAAGAGAGCCTCTGGTCGCGCATCCGCGGAGCTTGATTCTCGTCGAAAAGGGGGCGTCGGCGACCGTGGTCGAAACCTACGCCTCTCTCGACGACGGGACCTTCCTCACGAACGCGGTGACGGAGATCCGCGTCGGGGAAGGGGCGACGTTCCGGCACATCAAGCTTCAGGAAGAAAGCACGCGCGCCTTTCACGTCGGCGCTCTCCAGGCGCACCAGGAACGGAGCAGCCGGTTCGATTCGATCTCGTTCGCCTTCGGGGCGGGGCTCGCGCGCAATGACGCGGGTTCCGTGCTCGACGGAGAGGGGGCCGAATGCGTCCTCGACGGTCTCTACCTCGGCCGAGGGGACCAACTGGTCGACAATCACACGGCGATTCAACATGCGCGCCCGCACGGTTCGAGCCGCGAGCTCTACAAGGGGATCCTCACCGACCGCGCGCGGGGAGTCTTCAGCGGCCGGATCGTTGTGCGGCCGGACGCGCAGAAGACCGACGCCAAACAGACCAACCAAACCCTTCTCCTTTCCGCTGAGGCCGCCGTTCACACCAAGCCGCAGCTCGAGATCTACGCCGACGACGTCAAGTGCACGCACGGCGCCACGGTCGGGCGGCTCGACGAGAACGCGGTCTTCTACCTTCGTTCGAGAGGGATCGAGGAAGCGGCGGCACGCAGTCTTCTCACGTACGCGTTCGCGGCGGATCTCGTCGGGCGCGTCGACGCGGCTCCGCTTCGGCGGCGGCTCGAGGAGATCCTGGTCGCGCGCCTGCCGCAAGGCGAAGAGATCCGGGGGGCGCTATGA